CCTCATGAGGACACCACCATGTACCAGCTCTTCTTCCGGCTCTTCTTCACGCGCATGGATCCCGAGCGGGCCCACCACCTGGCCTTCGGCTGGATCTGCCGGGCCGCGCGGGTCCCCGTACTGCGGACGTTCCTGGCCGCCGCGCTCGCGCCGCGCTACAAGGAACTGCGGGTCGAGGCGTTCGGCCGCCGGATGCACGGTCCCTTCGGGCTCGCCGCCGGCTTCGACAAGAACGCGGTCGCCATCGACGGCATGACCATGCTCGGCTTCGACCACGTCGAGATCGGCACGGTCACCGCCCAGGCCCAGCCCGGAAACCCCCCGAAGCGCCTGTTCCGGCTCGTCAAGGACCGCGCGCTGATCAACCGCATGGGCTTCAACAACGACGGCTCCGCGTCCGTCGCGGCCCGCCTGGCGGCCCGCAACCCGGTCTTCCCGACCACCCTCGGCGTCAACATCGGCAAGACCAAGGTCGTCCCCGAGTCGGAGGCCGTCGGCGACTACGTCACCTCCACCGAGCGGCTGGCCGGGCACGCCGACTACCTCGTCGTCAACGTCTCCTCCCCGAACACCCCCGGCCTGCGCAACCTCCAGGCCGTCGACCACCTGCGGCCGCTGCTGACCGCGGTGCGCGAGGCGGCCGACCGTACGGTCACCGACCGCCGGGTCCCCCTCCTGGTCAAGATCGCGCCCGATCTGGCCGACGAGGACGTCGACGCGGTCGCCGACCTCGCCGTCGAACTCGGCCTGGACGGCATCATCGCCACCAACACCACCATCGCCCGCGACGGCCTGGGCCTCGCGTCCGACCCGGCGCTCGTCAAGGAGACCGGCGGCCTGTCCGGCGCCCCCCTCAAGGAGCGCTCCCTGGAGGTGCTGCGCCGCCTCTACGCCCGCGTGGGCGACCGGATCACCCTGATCGGGGTCGGCGGCATCGAGAACGCCGAGGACGCCTGGCAGCGCATCCTGGCCGGCGCCACCCTCGTCCAGGGGTACAGCGCCTTCATCTACCAGGGCCCGTTCTGGTGCCGGGCGATCCACAAGGGACTCGCCGCCCGCCTGCGCAACAGCCCGTACGCCACCCTCGCCGACGCCGTCGGCGCCGAGCACAAGAAGGTGACCGCATGACCCTGGAAGCCTTCGGCGCCCGCCTGCGCCGTGCCATGGACGAGCGCGGCCCGCTCTGCGTCGGCATCGATCCGCACGCCTCGCTGCTGGCCGACTGGGGCCTGAACGACGACGTCGCGGGCCTGGCCCGCTTCACCCGCACCGTCGTCGAGGCGCTCGGCGAGCACGTCGCCGTCTTCAAGCCACAGGCCGCGTTCTTCGAGCGGTTCGGCTCCCGCGGCCTGGCCGTACTGGAGACCGCGGTCGTGGAGGCCCGGGAGCGCGGCGCCCTGGTCGTGATGGACGCCAAGCGCGGCGACATCGGCTCGACCATGGCCGCGTACGCCGAGACCTTCCTGCGCGAGGACTCGCCGCTCTTCTCGGACGCGCTGACGGTCTCCCCGTACCTCGGCTACGGCTCGCTGAAGCCGGCCGTCGAGCTGGCCCGCGAGAGCGGTGCCGGGCTCTTCGTGCTCGCGCTGACCTCGAACCCGGAGGGCGCGGAGGTGCAGCGGGCGGTGCGCGAGGACGGCCGGACGGTCGCCGCGACGATGCTCGGCCACCTCGCCGAGGAGAACGCCGGAGAGGGGCCGCTGGGGTCCTTCGGCGCGGTGGTCGGCGCCACCCTCGGCGATCTCTCCTCGTTCGACCTGGCGATCAACGGTCCGCTGCTCGCCCCCGGCATCGGCGCACAGGGCGCCACCCCCGCCGACCTGCCCACCGTCTTCGGGAAGAGCGTGCGCAACGTCGTCCCGAGCGTCAGCCGGGGGGTGCTGCGGCACGGTCCGGACACCGCGTCGCTGCGCGCGGTGGCGGAGCGATTCACCGACGAAGTGCGGACCGCGCTCGGCTGAGGGCCTTCAGACGGGGAGTTTGGTCCCGAATTGTCCTGGTCAGCTGAGTCTGACCAGGACTTTTCGTCTGTTCTCGCTGACTCCGGCGCACTCTGCCGCTAGTCTCCGACGAGAGCAGTGCACGTAAGCGCGTTGCTCGTTGCTCCGCAGGTGCGGGGCGACTAGGTTCCACACCGGTCCGTATCCGACAGTTCGACATCCGAGGTGACGTAGGCGTGGCTCTTCCGCCCCTTACCCCTGAACAGCGCGCAGCCGCGCTCGAGAAGGCCGCCGCGGCTCGCCGGGAGCGCGCCGAGGTCAAGAATCGGCTCAAGCACTCCGGTGCCTCCCTCCATGAGGTCATCAAGCAGGGCCAGGAGAACGACGTCATCGGCAAGATGAAGGTCTCCGCCCTGCTGGAGTCCCTGCCGGGCGTCGGCAAGGTCCGCGCCAAGCAGATCATGGAGCGGCTCGGCATCTCCGAGAGCCGCCGTGTCCGGGGTCTTGGCTCCAACCAGATCGCGTCGCTGGAGCGCGAGTTCGGCAGCACCGCTTCCTGAATTTTCCGGCATCAGCGGGAAGCTGGAATAATCGCTGCATGAGTTCAGCAGTCTCCCGGGGGACGACCCCCGTATCCCCGGCCAGACAACCGCGACTGACCGTGCTCTCCGGCCCCTCGGGGGTCGGCAAGAGCACGGTCGTCGCGCATATGCGCAAGGTCCACCCCGAGGTGTGGCTCTCGGTTTCGGCCACCACCCGCAAGCCACGCCCAGGGGAGCAGCA
The sequence above is a segment of the Streptomyces lydicus genome. Coding sequences within it:
- a CDS encoding integration host factor, with the translated sequence MALPPLTPEQRAAALEKAAAARRERAEVKNRLKHSGASLHEVIKQGQENDVIGKMKVSALLESLPGVGKVRAKQIMERLGISESRRVRGLGSNQIASLEREFGSTAS
- the pyrF gene encoding orotidine-5'-phosphate decarboxylase — encoded protein: MTLEAFGARLRRAMDERGPLCVGIDPHASLLADWGLNDDVAGLARFTRTVVEALGEHVAVFKPQAAFFERFGSRGLAVLETAVVEARERGALVVMDAKRGDIGSTMAAYAETFLREDSPLFSDALTVSPYLGYGSLKPAVELARESGAGLFVLALTSNPEGAEVQRAVREDGRTVAATMLGHLAEENAGEGPLGSFGAVVGATLGDLSSFDLAINGPLLAPGIGAQGATPADLPTVFGKSVRNVVPSVSRGVLRHGPDTASLRAVAERFTDEVRTALG
- a CDS encoding quinone-dependent dihydroorotate dehydrogenase, with translation MYQLFFRLFFTRMDPERAHHLAFGWICRAARVPVLRTFLAAALAPRYKELRVEAFGRRMHGPFGLAAGFDKNAVAIDGMTMLGFDHVEIGTVTAQAQPGNPPKRLFRLVKDRALINRMGFNNDGSASVAARLAARNPVFPTTLGVNIGKTKVVPESEAVGDYVTSTERLAGHADYLVVNVSSPNTPGLRNLQAVDHLRPLLTAVREAADRTVTDRRVPLLVKIAPDLADEDVDAVADLAVELGLDGIIATNTTIARDGLGLASDPALVKETGGLSGAPLKERSLEVLRRLYARVGDRITLIGVGGIENAEDAWQRILAGATLVQGYSAFIYQGPFWCRAIHKGLAARLRNSPYATLADAVGAEHKKVTA